The DNA region CATTTCAGGGATCCCAACACGTCTGcacagcaaatatgaaaatacaaTAATAAGCTAAAGATCCATCATCAGCCCGACAACAAGCAATCAGCTGTTAGCTCTTAGCTACAGTGCTGCAGGACTCTATATACTCCACGGCGCCCCCTGTCCGCGTGCAAATAAATGTATGTGCATTTACATTTGTTAAGTATaaaaagtgtgtgtgggggggggggggggcagagacaaGTGCTCAGTTGCTAAGTGCTTTAACTTGCACTGCTAGCATAATTTAACTCTAGCATTAACATACTgtacaaaaataaatacactatatacatacagtatgttaCACAGAATACAACCTGTACTTAGTTTGGCACCCAAAATCTACTAGGGCGTGACACTGCATCCGAGGCCTCATAGTCAGTGTTGTTAAGCCAACATGAAGCTGTTAAAAATCACACTAACGGGGCTAAACAGTCAGGAGAATTAGAAAAACACAACGTAATGTAATACTGTTCTGTGACCGCTAAGCTGCTGCATCTTGCGGCTTTGCTTCCTAGATGCGACTTAAAAGGAGGGCTGAGGCGACTGCGGTGAAACAGGTGACTGCCGCAGGCCTGCGTGACGTCCAGGGAGCGCTGCTGAGCGGCGAGGTGGTGCTGAAAATGGCCTCGGTGTCGTTTAGCGGCACCGGCATGTTACAGATGTGTCCCTCGCAACAGGAAGTGCAGACCTGCAGTCGGGCAACAGGTGTGGGAAAGGAGAGGAAGTCAGGATGAGATGTTAGCAATTCCACCGCTAACGTGCTAGAAGATGGGTTCAGAGGGTTTCTGCTGATACTGTGACCTGGTGGCCAGGGCGGCTGGTGCCGGAACAGCCAGTGGAGAGGCAGTCGGCCAGGACCGCGCAGTGTTTCGTCACAGAGATGCTCACTCCCTGCTCGTCCATCAGGTGGCTCGTGGAGCAGTACCGGGCCTCTGTCGGGGTGTGGGATGCAGTGGAGCATTATGGGATAAGTCCCCAGCAAAGGGGGATGGtgaaaaaaatgataaaattataaaaaaaataaaaaatctataATTTCAGAATTATACACAGTAATAAAAGTAtgataatacaataataataaaattataaaaacaCACTGGTTCTAAAACCACACTAATTAGCAGAGGAATCCAGAAAAGCTTAAATTTGGAGCAGTGGGATCAcataatttaaaattaaatgtaTTCATATTAAAATACTTCAGATGAATTAGGAGCACTGGTACAATAGGGGGACGTCTGCTTCCTGGACAAAAGAAACTGGGAGCTTTGAAGACCAGTTCTGTGTGGCAGATTTTTTTCCCGTTTGTGAGGGAGATGAGGGGGCGGCAGGGGGCGTACCTCGCGGACAGTAGACGTCTGGGGCGTAGCGGTTGCATTCGTAGTTATCCGGTGCATTCTCACATGTGAAGCACTTGAATCCCCCTGGATAGGGAGTTGCTATGGGGACCACAAAGGAAGCAGGGAGTCAGGCCAGCGTAAAAGACCCTGCACATATACAAACGGATACTGAATGACAGCCAAGAATGACATATTCAGGAGTGCACCACGGTCTTCATACATGATCCCAAAATTAACGTGAATAAATTGCCTCCAGTGGACACTGAGCATTCCTGaaatacacattaaacacaTAGTGTCATGACCAAACCTGCATACAGAACGAGCAGAGTGCGCCACTGTAGCTGTCAATGCGGGCAGCATGTAGATTAGTGCCGCGTCGTGGTTGAACGGCAGGTCAGATTCGCCTCGCCCATCTAGCCCTCTTAAAAAGACGCCTCCCTTTAGCTCCATCAGCTGTGGgtcgtggtgggggggggggggggaggtcaatCGACCGtggctccaccccccccccccagcccggtGTCACCCTCCCACTCTTCTATTTTTATTGAAACAATGTCCAAGGTCCTCCACGGGGATTAGGTCTTTTAGGATATTTAGGATGAGCACTCAGCTCTGTCAAAGAGCCTTATTGTGGCTCCTAACACACTACATACCTGGAAGAGAATAGTGATAAATCAGTAATATGCTTTGTTCAAACAAGCCACCCTCATTATTCACGTTTTCACAGTGCGACGGCAGTAATTAGGGGTGCCATCAAAGGATTATGCTACAAGAGGGGTCCCAGACTAGATGACGTGTATGtggtttaaacaaagtagcagaAACAGGATAATGAAGCTGCACACATTCTCATTTACGTTTGGGTGCAGCTgtgaggggggtgggtggcCTGTAGTAGCCGAAAGAGAGCGATCGCCTCCGGGAACTTTCCATCTGAGCCCCTGACCCAACAGTGACCCCAAAAGCAAATGAGCTCAAGCTTACTTATTAATCCTGagctttggtgggggggggggagagggggcaaTGAAAGTGTTGTGTCTCAATCCAGGACGGCCAGTAATGTGTGCCCAGAGGACCCTCCCTCCCAAGAAAAGCACCCACCCAATTCCCATAATCCTTTCAGGGTGTAAAAAAGGATGAGGAAGATGTGGGAAAATTAGTAATGAAGGTGATAAGTTTGTTCACTAATCACACATCAACATGCTGAGCCAAAACAAGGGCTGGAAAAGTGGACCCTGCAGATTTGATTGTGTCCCAGCAAACTTTACGGAAAGCCAGCAGAATGTCAATGGCAATTTTATCACCCCAACACAGAAACAGAGGATGACAGCTCACCAGTGACAGGGGTCTGATGTCTCCAAACAGCTGGCTTTGTGAAAATGCAACATGAAACCAAGTCAAGCAGCTGGATGGGAGACCTTGCAAAGGCCTAAGGAACGAGGCATTGAATGCAGGCTATGTACAGAGGGATGCACTAACAGGCATGGAAAATGTCTAACTGATCTGTTGGTGTTGTTGCAGcatgtgaaaaaaaaagtatCAGGATATCAAAGCTCAGGTAACTTCAGTTCTTACTTGAAGGATGGAGAAAGACGATGTCCTTCACCGTGAAGTCCCGTGATTGGACAGATTTCACCCAATCAGCAATGAGAGCCAGGAGCAGGACCCAGGCCAATACAGGCCAGGGTTCCATTTCTGGGAGTGGCCTCAAACATGCAGCTACCCAGCTGACCGACAACACTTCCAATCAAAAGAGCTGTGGTACCTGTTAAACGAAGAGTTTCAAAATTTAGGAGGATTTTGCCACTGCAATGCATCACTACCATTTAACAAAACAAAGCTTAAATTGACcccataacattttaattaattttctaaATAATTCTGTCATTGATGAAGTCTTTTCTTTCCCGTACGCCTCACAAAACAGACGTCTTTCTTTGAGCCCAACTGCAGGTCAGCAGAAAGGTGCTTTTCACAGTGTGCTGCAAGCCTGCAGGATCCAGTGCTACGCATGGGATTAAAGGTTCAAAGAGCAGACCGATGGCAAGGACCGATAAGCACGTGAAGCTCTTCTGCTCCACGGTGGAGATGTTGACTCAGAGCCCAGAACATAAggaaatgttttgttttgccacaCTGGAATCCAATCACGCAGCACGAAACACCTGTAGGCATTAAGGGTTTGGGTTGCTGGAAGGCTCAGATTAActtttttaatcatatttcaaaaacaaacaaaaaaaaaaaaaacaagatccTAAAGGATGGGAAAGGACCATCAGAATCATGGCACGTCTAGGGTCACCAATAATCATTCATTATTTTCACTGTTTTAATTTGATTTCTGCGTACCATTTATGAACTCAAAAATCTGAATTCAGGAACAAAGATAAGCTGAGCATCtaaataaaacatcaaaatgttttaaaatcctttaaaaaaatttttttttaaaaactacgACTGGCATCTCAGTTTGCGGTCTTGTCCAGGCTTGTGAGGTACAGTGACCATAACCAAATTCCAGCACATGGAGTAAATTACCATAGTAACGGCATTATAATTCAGCTTGTTGCATCTTTGGATAAAACGTACGTGCTGGTGCGGGGGCCATGGCTGCCCGTTTCCATAGCTGTGGGGTCCCCCCATCCctgcaggatgggtcacgctcCGACAAAGAATGCAACACTAATCCCCGGATAACACCCTGGGCTTTTGTGTCCCAAGTACTTTTTTCCGGGGTCAGGGGCAGAGCTAACGTTAAGCCCCTCTTCTGGGGCGGGTGGAGGGGGCTTTAATCACGGGGCAGGAACCGTATTGATTGCGGGCACTGGGGAGGAAGCAGAGCGTGTTTGAGGGTCACTGGGGTCATCACACCAGCCAGCCCTGCCTCCAAATGCTGGAGGATACGAGACTGAGAGATGCAGAGCGTTACTCCTCAAACAAACATCATTACagtgaatctcatttacctgtcgGCCTCTGAAAACCATCTGCTCTGGCTGTTTTGGTTGCATTCGATTGGTCTTTTAAATGCTCAGTTTAAACAAAGCAGACCAGATACTGTTTCGACCCGTCCAGTGCCTGGGCATTTCAGTCAGTATGGAGATGAGATGTTCTCCTTCCCTTTAATGGAGAAAGTGACAGACCCCATGATGGACTTGGTAAACCACCACACAGCTACGCAAACACCGGACGCACAGGCAACATTGACGTACATCAGCCCCGACCTTGTCAGTCTCGTGTGGCCGATTTGGAACAGTGATTGGTGGCTCCCAATTTGGGAAGGCACCCTTCTGTTTATTTTAAGGCAGggggaagggagagagagaaaacttTCCTTTCTGTGTTTGACAGGCTAGCCATACATTGTGTCAGAGGTGCCTGTTCTCATGCCAAGCCAGCCACTGGGAGATACGGCGACCGGGTCATACCCTGCCACTCGCACGAGGCTACCCAATCACACGCTTCCTGGCAACACACTTCCTTTTTGTTTAATCGTCGCCAATGTAAATATTGTCAAGCCCACAAAGACAAATCTTCCTGAAATGTATTGTTTACTATTTCCTTACAAAAATATCAAATGGGACAGGCTGCAGCACACTAAGTAATGTAGTAGACTGCCCCTTGTAATAATATTGAAATTCTTAATGGCATCGTTCGAACAAAATATTTATGGTCGCAATGATAAACCAAAATGTTTAACATAATACAACAATGGGGTTGCATTAGTACCTGTGTGAGTTATTCATGGAGACCTCCTGCACCTACTTCGCAGTACACTTTCAGCAGTAGAGCTATCCTTCATGCAATTCCACCTTCCGCCCTGTGGACCAGGAATCCAGCCACTTTCTCAAATCATCCCTGTCACATGATCACATCTAAACCAAAACGATGAGAGAGGAAAGAAAGCAACGATGACAGTGTGCATCAATCCCATCCCGATGAcctcaaaataaaatttaaatcagCAACGTACAGCAGATTACTGGTGAAGTTCAAAATGCATAATTCCCATAAAATCAAACCCTACAGCTGCACGGCATCGATACTGATGCTATGATGCCATGATGCAAGGTGGCCATCATGTACCTGCCCTTTTATTCCCATGGGAGCCCAAATCCCATCCACATCAGAACCAGTGCAGCCGTGGGCCACCTTTGGGGTGGTTCACCTCCCAAGTCCCCTGTTCATGCGAGGCAGCCCCCCCTTCTTTGATGTTTGATAGCCCCAGTACAGACCCAAGGCGTGGTGACAAGGTGATAATCTCCACACAAAGTTCTGGAGCTGTCCTCCTGGTCTGCAGAAGTTCATCACTGACAGTCTTACAGAGAATTCCAGAAAAAGTCTGTGATAACTGGTATCGATTAGGAGATGTGTGATTGATAGCCCCTTTTGAACTCAAGTCTAGATGTTTTTCCCCATTGGTTAGTCATCAGTGTATCTCCCCAAAGTCACTCTCAGAGTTCTGAAGCTGAGATTTTACAGACGGCCATTGCGTTCTGCTGGCCTGCATTTCATTATAAACTCAGAATTTATAAAAGCCGAATTGCCTCTTCTCAAGGCCAGACCTTTGATTAATgtctgcacataaaatttattgCAGCCCTTCAAAGAGATACGGTTTTTCAAGCACCTGTGTCTCCTTCCTGCAGCTCCAGGAGATGATGTGATACAGCATAAATACAGCAGGCAGTCGGACCCCTCCCATGTCCACGGCCCATTATGGAATAAAGCAAATAAGCTGGCATTTCAGCATCGGCTCATCACCGGAAAACACTGCCCTTTCCCTAGCCGTAAATGGATCTATTTTAAGGTTATTCCCAATTACTATCACAACACACTCCAGGGGATTTCCCACTGCCGTCAGCCCAAAGTCCGATGGGACACTTATTTAAAGCACAAGATCCGTTTTCACAAATCCCAGGAATACAAAAAGCTGCTGGAATTTCTGCGGGAAAtggaattaattttttttgctgggtacacacacacacacacacacacacacacacacacacacatgatttACTGCTACCGAGGTGCTTTAAAAGGCCTGTGAACTTGACTTGAACCTATAGAAGTTGCCATTGACCTCAAATCAAGTCAAATGGGCTTTACAGTCACACTGGCGTACAGAGGCAGGGGGTAATGTTCCATCAGGACCACAGTCCACAGGGGAATGCCTAGAAATGATGGCCCCCCTGACAAAATTCTACCTTGCCCCCAATCCCACCAGCCCTGCCCAGTTTTACGTATAATTTTATGTACTGAAGGGCTCCTGTCaaatgctgggccccctgaatctgccagggtgtccATGCCCCTCTAATGTCTCCAAAAGTTGTAACAGTAATAAAAGGGGGGGATTCACAATTTACAGAAGTACAAAGCACAGGACAGTTCAAGAGGACAACCCTGGTCATGCACGATAGTTTGACACAGCCGTGATCATTTatgcaaatgacaaaatatttAACATTTGAAAAATCCAATTTCTATTGCATAATGGTCAGAGGCTTTTCACGGTTTTAAAATTACCAGTAAACATGGTACCAGATGCGTGGGAATTCAGATGGCAGACTGGACGCCACAGGCAAATGAAATACAGCGAAGCCTGATCGTCACCCAATACCAGGGCAGAACTGGTACAAGCGCCTGGCCTCTATGCTGCGTCACAGAAAGGGAAGGCTTGTCACTTAGGGCGTCGGAAAGGTGTCCACTGCAGCTGCCCGCCTCCATGAATCCTAAAGCACTCGGCATGTCACAGCCCGGCCAGAAAAAATGCATGCtctagaaaaaataaaaacctcgTACACCTACCGCACACAGCCCCTtcccagctgctgcaaaacaaCAGGAACATAACAAATTGCATCCCCCCCAGTACCCGGGACGAACTGCCTTTCTTCCAGCCCAGCACAGTGTGGGAGAGGCCATCCATGCCGGCAACGTGATATTGCAGGTCACACAGCGCTCTGTGAATAGCGGTTCCTCCCATTGGAGGATAGAAATGCTAATTCCCTGCCCCCACGGCGTCTCCCGAGCCACACAAACCCCACAAACCCGTTGGACCAGATGCAGCCTTGCTGGGTGGCGATGGCAGACTGTTCCGCGACTTCTCGGCCTTTTTCAGCAAGTTTCTACGGCAGCAAAAGCGTCGACGGATCACTGGGACGCTTTTCAACCCCaatggcaggggtggggggggaggaagGGGGTCGAGAGGAATGTGTACCCCCAACATTTACATTTGAATCCATTCATCCTCCTCAAGAAACAGACCgttgtatttaaattaataaGTTGTGTCACCCCATTATCAAAGTCTCTCCTACCACAATGCTCGATCCCTCTAAAAGGGTTTGTGGATGTTTCACCCGCTGGAAGAGTTACCATTTCGGTCACTACATGACTGAGCAGAGGGTCAAAGCTCAACCTCACAATTCTCACCTGCCTTGAAAAGTTGAAAAGATAAGGTCTCCCTTATCATGTGACACAGAGACTAATACAGCTGTGGGATACATATTACAACCACCTTCCTCAGGACTTCATAGGATCCGAACCATTCGCGTCCTTAATTAAGCACTAAGCTGCCAGCTGTATCTTGCTAGACACACCATAATTCCTGCTGCATTCGATGTTCTTCCAGCTGCCTGATTCCGCATTCCTCTGGTAGCATCACACACATGAGGACCAGCGGGATTAACCATGTACTAATTCCCCCAGATTACCTACCACTAACACACCTTGTGACTACAGCTTTCCTAATCTAGATGTAAAACCTTGGGAGACTCTCCCACGTTCCATAGCACCACCACCTACATTGGGTGAGACTGAGACCAGGCAGAGGTAGGCCTATCGTATTAGCACAGGATGGATGTCACAGCTCAGCCTCTAAGTGTCACAAAGTCCTCTGGATCTCCTACGCCCAACCTCAGTGTTATGGATGAACAGAACAACTCAATGGCAAAAAGGCAGTGTGACAATGTTCGGGATGCACAAGCCAGCAAAGTATGGTATCGGAAACATATTTACACCACTACAGCTAAAACCATTGTTAAGGGACTACATCACATAGCAAATTAATGGAAAAAAGGAGGTTGGGCACTGCACTCTGCAAGTCATCCTTGAAATCTACAGAAGGCGACACCTGCCCATCAAGACAAAACACTGGAGGCTATGCCATTGCCCAGCAAGGTGCGGGGACACAAAACCGCTTTGAAGACAATGTGAGACATAAAACTtcctgcctggggggggggcagtaataCTCCCCCGCGGCAGCCAACGTAAGAGACTGGAAG from Brienomyrus brachyistius isolate T26 chromosome 1, BBRACH_0.4, whole genome shotgun sequence includes:
- the lypd6 gene encoding ly6/PLAUR domain-containing protein 6, producing MEPWPVLAWVLLLALIADWVKSVQSRDFTVKDIVFLHPSTTPYPGGFKCFTCENAPDNYECNRYAPDVYCPREARYCSTSHLMDEQGVSISVTKHCAVLADCLSTGCSGTSRPGHQVCTSCCEGHICNMPVPLNDTEAIFSTTSPLSSAPWTSRRPAAVTCFTAVASALLLSRI